A portion of the Pomacea canaliculata isolate SZHN2017 linkage group LG13, ASM307304v1, whole genome shotgun sequence genome contains these proteins:
- the LOC112554648 gene encoding uncharacterized protein LOC112554648, which yields MKQFGEITTWLKGHISLISLVVLGIGNHFVSDDLFFCPCGEIWRRYVFTFSLAFSPAALLLCFDISWKTVYVLRVINGWCSSCKPVIRPILLAGGWIAYFFLDQKFSGCIADDGTCNTEKNITEYGSLIKTAIAGVVLGISLFLMVGRVVYHICWKKTILTKHNQQIGISENLSTEDSKTKSVGFWKKFSKNSKRNQKSDIEMAPGTEGSKEKSAGCCGRFSKTSDPEEETLKRNLQGLDWEILSLIVDEGLMNAKVLKELKDADFIKFQNKINMGQWKTLKEKCGNINLTTQGSGEMNVQATSSAVDRSASSSADHAADSHRNENSPQNIQMILPPQGFGLVNAEDTATAASQSAGSSASSDADSCASHVVYIPEANNEMEPLC from the exons ATGAAACAGTTTGGGGAGATCACTACCTGGCTCAAGGGACACATTTCCCTGATTAGCCTGGTGGTTCTTGGGATTGGAAACCACTTCGTAAGCGATgatctgtttttctgtccatGTGGGGAGATTTGGCGACGATATGTGTTCACATTTTCGTTAGCATTTTCTCCAGCTGCTCTTCTACTTTGCTTTG ATATATCCTGGAAGACTGTGTATGTATTACGCGTGATTAATGGTTGGTGTTCCTCCTGTAAACCTGTGATTCGTCCCATACTGCTTGCAGGAGGGTGGATAGCCTATTTCTTTCTAGACCAAAA GTTTTCAGGCTGCATTGCAGATGACGGTACATGCAACACGGAAAAAAATATCACCGAATATGGAAGTTTGATAAAGACAGCGATAGCAGGAGTCGTTCTTGGCATTAGTCTTTTTCTGATGGTTGGCA GGGTTGTGTACCATATCTGCTGGAAAAAGACAATCTTGACTAAGCACAATCAGCAGATCGGCATATCAGAG AATCTTAGTACAGAagactcaaaaacaaaaa GTGTCGGCTTCTGgaaaaagttttcaaagaatTCTAAGCGCAATCAGAAAAGCGACATAGAAATG GCTCCTGGGACAGAAGGctcaaaagagaaaa GTGCTGGCTGCTGTGGACGGTTTTCAAAGACGTCAGATCCAGAAGAAGAAA CATTAAAGAGGAACCTGCAGGGGTTGGACTGGGAGATCTTGTCGTTAATTGTGGACGAAGGTCTCATGAATGCTAAAGTCCTCAAGGAACTTAAAGACGCTGACTTCATAAAGTTTCAGAACAAGATAAACATGGGTCAGTGGAAGACTCTGAAAGAAAAGTGCGGAAAC ATAAATTTGACAACACAAGGTTCTGGTGAAATGAATGTTCAGGCTACTTCTTCTGCTGTTGATCGGTCTGCTAGTAGTTCTGCTGATCATGCTGCTGATTCTCATAGGAATGAAAATTCTCCTCAGAATATACAA ATGATTTTGCCACCACAAGGTTTTGGTCTAGTAAATGCTGAAGATACTGCTACCGCTGCTTCTCAGTCTGCTGGTAGCTCTGCTAGTTCTGATGCCGATTCTTGTGCTAGTCACGTGGTTTACATTCC GGAGGCGAACAATGAAATGGAACCTTTGTGCTAA